Proteins from a single region of Thiomicrorhabdus sp. Kp2:
- a CDS encoding helix-turn-helix domain-containing protein translates to MSKYNREFKLAIAKQCLSHESSLSISKRLGIPDRYIRYWTQVYRFHGQNAFIKRNTPYSFEDKYRILKHMRENHWSISYTSIVHNMSSPGTISTWLTQFERFGLSGLQPKKQGRKMKKNQKQETIKPTEQMSLEELREELEYRRAENAYLKKLDALLQEKERQTKKKQGS, encoded by the coding sequence ATGTCCAAATACAATCGAGAATTTAAACTGGCGATTGCTAAGCAATGCCTTTCTCATGAATCCAGTCTGTCCATTTCCAAGCGACTCGGTATTCCAGATCGCTATATCCGTTACTGGACACAAGTCTATCGTTTCCATGGTCAAAATGCGTTTATCAAACGTAACACACCATACTCTTTTGAAGACAAATATCGTATCCTAAAACACATGCGTGAAAATCACTGGTCTATTAGTTATACCAGTATTGTCCATAACATGAGTTCTCCAGGTACGATTTCTACTTGGCTCACTCAATTCGAACGGTTCGGCCTTTCAGGCTTGCAGCCTAAAAAGCAGGGTAGAAAAATGAAAAAAAACCAAAAGCAAGAAACCATTAAACCAACCGAACAAATGAGCCTAGAAGAGTTACGAGAAGAACTCGAATACCGTCGAGCGGAGAATGCCTATTTAAAAAAGCTCGATGCCCTGCTTCAGGAAAAAGAACGCCAAACCAAGAAAAAGCAGGGCTCATAG
- a CDS encoding IS3 family transposase: MPSSGECLFKKARCPASGKRTPNQEKAGLIDQLRKFYPLKHLLKAAGLARSVFYYHQARSALPDRYADVKRAIQQLFNEHKGRYGYRRMTYALRRLGHFLNKKAVQRLMQELNLKSFVRPKRYRSYRGQVGRIAENVLQRNFRVDAPDKKWVTDVTEFKVGEQRVYLSPVIDLFNQEVISYRVAKSARLPLVTDMLKEAMSKLTGKVKPIFHSDQGWQYQHGDVQELLKKHGLTQSMSRKGNCLDNAVAENFFGILKTEMYHRKKFNSAEHLMEEIKDYIEYYNTKRIKVKLKGLTPIEYRNQALSAV, encoded by the coding sequence ATACCGTCGAGCGGAGAATGCCTATTTAAAAAAGCTCGATGCCCTGCTTCAGGAAAAAGAACGCCAAACCAAGAAAAAGCAGGGCTCATAGATCAGCTTAGAAAGTTCTATCCACTTAAACATCTTCTCAAGGCTGCAGGGCTTGCACGCAGTGTGTTTTATTACCATCAGGCTCGCAGTGCGCTGCCTGATCGTTATGCGGACGTTAAAAGAGCGATTCAACAACTCTTTAATGAGCATAAAGGTCGTTATGGGTATCGACGCATGACCTATGCATTAAGGCGCTTAGGTCACTTTTTAAACAAGAAGGCCGTTCAACGTTTAATGCAAGAACTGAACTTAAAGTCATTCGTCAGGCCAAAGCGTTACCGATCCTATAGAGGTCAAGTAGGCCGAATTGCCGAAAATGTGCTTCAAAGAAACTTCCGTGTTGATGCACCAGATAAAAAATGGGTAACCGATGTCACGGAGTTTAAAGTCGGAGAACAGCGAGTTTACTTATCCCCCGTGATTGACCTGTTTAACCAAGAAGTGATTAGTTATCGAGTGGCCAAGAGTGCACGGCTTCCACTGGTGACGGACATGCTTAAAGAAGCGATGAGTAAGTTAACAGGCAAAGTTAAACCCATATTCCACAGTGATCAAGGTTGGCAGTATCAGCATGGTGATGTTCAGGAGCTACTAAAAAAGCATGGATTAACTCAGAGCATGTCAAGAAAAGGGAACTGTTTAGACAATGCGGTTGCTGAGAACTTTTTTGGCATTCTCAAAACCGAGATGTATCATCGTAAGAAGTTCAATAGTGCTGAGCATCTAATGGAAGAAATTAAAGACTATATTGAGTATTACAATACAAAACGAATCAAGGTGAAACTAAAAGGCCTGACTCCGATAGAATATCGAAATCAGGCCTTAAGTGCCGTTTAA